From Oxyura jamaicensis isolate SHBP4307 breed ruddy duck chromosome 26, BPBGC_Ojam_1.0, whole genome shotgun sequence:
CTAATAAAACAGCAAGTTATGAATACCTAATAAAACAGCAAGCTGTGAGAACATACTCATGACACAGGCCTGAATTTATTagagataatattttttaacatttatttctttcatctcttctctttttgtcaATATAACATACTAAAGTGTTTAGCATTTTTCCTACataattcctttgttttccattttttcagttcagtaacCTTTTAAACCTGATCTTTTGGAAAAGCtggagaataaagaaaaaattcttaTAAGTGACCgctttttgtatgttttcagattttctccATTTATAAGAAGTTTTAAAGTGATGGAATGGCTGACTGGGATTCATTTTAGCTAACTCTGGCTGCATTCACATATGTCAAGCATAGTCAGAGAGGTTGACTTTCCATAAGTAGAGAGGCAACTCTCTAGCTTATACCTTATAGAAAACATGTTTAGAACTGGAAAAAAGGCTTCTCAGATGGACTATTATCTATCTATTTACTAACAGATTATAAAAGAAGCCTCAGTGAATAGGCCAAGAACTTCACTTAGAACCCAAGTGAAGGAAGATGAATCCCACACAGAATTATCTTCTCTAGCTCTGCAATGTTCCCAAACAATAGGAAAAAGCTACAGAttgtaaataaaagtgaaaaggCTGTGTTcaaattagaaaacagaaaaaggaaaataaagtttacaAAAGCAATATATAACAATTGCAATTTAAATGAGAATGaatcaaaatgtttaattccAAAACTACctctaaaaaataaactgaaaactcTACTTCtcaatgtaaacaaaacaaaacaaaacacaaggtCAACGGAACATATATGTGGCTTCTGCCTGGTGATCATGATTGTGGCATAGCTCCATGGTGGGGTGTGGGGGGCAAAATGTAAATCCATATGGAAATGCAGTTTTGAGGGTTCTTGTATAGTAATAACAGGAGCTAAACACAGTCTGTTATACAGTTTTACCTTCAGAATTTCTTGATGAGGTAACTAAGTAACATACTCTAGAAGAGCAATGTAGTACTTGTCGCTGTGCTACAGCCTGGGACTCTAAAGAAAGTCATCGCAGACAGCTACAGACCATGTCTTCATCTAGTTACCTACAGAACAATCTTGCTCACACTGAAAGCAGCCCACTAGACTTACCAACACTGGAATCAGCTTCAATGAAAGCTTCAagctctgcagcttctcctgggCCACAGTCATTGAGGGCTCTCACACGTAAGAAGTACAGCTCCCTGTTTTGCAGGCCTTTAACTGTGTAAGTGGTCGTCTCTATAGGAAGAACATTGCATTTGGTCCAGTCGAGGTTGTTAGAAGACCGTATCTCCACGTCATAGCCTTTCACATCATTCCCATCTTTTGCTTCGGGTCTCTTCCATGTTAGGGTGACACTAGTGCTGTCACTGCTGGTCACCGCCAGGTCCCTCACTTGACCTGGAGGTtctgaaaagataaattttatttaaactattGTTCTAGTATTCCTTCtctatcccccccccccccctttttttttcagttacagcATCACACAAGAAACCCTTCCATTCCTTCCTCATGAAGATAGAGGATTCTCACCCATGAAACATTCCCCAGTTATTTGATCTTTCTCTTTTACAAAGCACTTACAAACATTGCCTGTGCGATAACACCCCCAGTCTACATTCGGCTTTACATATTCCCAAGCCAGGATAGCAGCTGTTCACTTACTCGTGGAATCTCGAGCAAAGACGGGCTGTGACGGTGCACTGATATCTCCTACACCAGAAGCATTGACAGCTGCCACACAAAACTCATACTGCAGACCCTTCTTGAGATCGgtcattttcagtttcttatctgcagaatgaaaacaagcacGTTGGCTCAGGTGAGCAGTACTCCAACACGAAGTGGCAAGACAACAATGTTCTACTTTACTGCATCCATGCAGAACTACAGACTGAATAATTCTGAGGAGCCAAGTACAAATGCTGTCTCCAGTTCCCTTGCCCTTCCTTGTCCTAGTGTATACATACTGCTGATATGTGTTCATTGTattctctttcaaaacaaacagcctCTGAGAGCTATTATTAAGTTACAGAAAGGATATCAATTGTTTTTGCTCATGATATAAACCTAAAGTCTCCTGTACTACCAGGTAAGAGGTCCTAGTCTGCACCTGATGGATAATTGATAGCTATAGTCCAAACACATTTAGGAGCTTTTTTATATCACTTGTGTTTCTTTACCTTCCCTGCATTTTTAAGTTCCTCCCTGTCTAGTTCTTAGCATGAGGATTAAGGACAGTAGTCCTGCACATGAAATTAAGACTTCAGTTCCAGAGATTGAAGACATCAGTTTATCTACAAAGGAGCTACATCCCAAGATGCAGCAGCAATCTTCTCTACATTCTTCTCCAGCCATAGGCTTACACTTTCTAGAAAAGGTTATATACAGTTAAATGCCTGGAGAAGGTTTATAATCCAAGAGCTATATAagataaaaaggtaaaatttcaGACAGGGTTAATATGGTTGCAATAGGGACAATCAGCAGGCCAAGAactcaaaaggaaaagcactgaTGTGGAAAAGTATAAAGATACTACGCAGAAAGCAGGGAGACAGCATTGCTGCAAAGCATGTTACTTTCTGAACCCAGCTGAACTTTTGGCTTTTTTCAAGTCTTCCATCCTGTCCCAGGATTTAAGTAAGCTACCTACCTGCTATGGGCACACTGTTGACTGGCACCCAGGTCATGGTACCCTTCTTGCGTTTTTGAACGATGTATCCCACGATTCGGGAGCTGCCAGTTCTACGAGGTGTTTTCCAGGATATTGTGATGGTGTCTTTGCTGACACTGATGATCTCAGGGGGGTCTGGGGCACCAGGTGTAGCTGGAAAGAGAACAGCATTTCATTATTAGCAGATACACTTGCAAAATAAGGAAGTGTTCTCAGtcatttcttcttccaagtTTCCCCAATGTATTTGTATGAACATGCTTTGAAAACATGACTAAGACCTGAAGTTGTGTATGCTGTTCCCTACAGAACATCCAAAATGCAGTGAGTTTCCTTTCATGCCAGCTTTGATAATCAATTTCCCATAGGGTTGTAGAACACAGTTACAAAAAGTTATTCCTTACCTTTACTGGCAGCCTTTACTTCCTCTGATTCCAGTGCATCGCTGGTTCCCTCTGCATTCACAGCCCTCACCCTGAAGTAGTAGCTCATGTCTCGTTCTACTTTGTTGGTAGTGAAAGTAGTACAGCTCCTGGGGGTTTCCCCAAGAGCCACCCAGTCGCTCTTGCCTACCTCCTGCCTCTCAACGATATAGCTTTGCACTGGTTTGCCCCCATCATCCTTTGGGGATTTCCACTGAATCGTGATTTCATTTGCCGAGCTTTCTACAATTTTCATGGGTCCTGCAGGTGGCTGTGGCTTGTCTGAAAGGAAGAACACAAGCGAGTTAGCTCCAGATCCAAATGCATTCCTGGGTTTGGAGCAGACACTGTTTCTTGCTCACCAGCTGGGACACTCAGTTTCTGATGGTACATATGGCTAGTTGCAGAATGAGGGCCAAGCCCTGAACTGCCTCTTCAAACATCCACTCCTCTCACTTTTCATAAGGGTGTAGGAAGCTATGCACTTGCTCCACGAGTGATTGTTCCCATACAAATTGTACCAAGACAGCTCGCTTATAAAGTATTCAAAAGTCAACTGATGAGGCtgtccaaaaccaaacaagatTTGTGGCATCTTGTATTAAGGGGTAAGAAACACGTCAACAACTTTTGCTTGTATCTTAATTTACTGGAAAATTACATAGCCTTGTTCATCTTGGAATAGCCAGTAGTCCTAAATAAGGTTGTGACGAGTGTTACTGGTTCCGCTTCCTAACCCTTACAATAAAAGCCACTGTAGATGTTATGGGGTCTTACCTGTTACCTCAACCTTTAGGTCGATATCTAAGATGCCACTGTCGTTCTTCAGCCTGACTTTGTAATCCCCACGGTCCTTTCTCTCAGTGTTGGAGATGGACAGCATAGTATAGGTGTCTGTTTTATCAACACGAATCCTTGAGTCATCTGCTAGCTCCATTTTGTCCTTTAGCCATGTTGCTCTGACTGGCAGCCGGCCTTCAAAAGGGATCTTGatctgtattttctcccctgcCTTGGCCACAGTAGGAACACTTGTTAAGTTTTTCAGGAGAACTTTGTCAACCTGTGGAGGATCTAAGCAGATAATACAAAGTCATTAAAAACCACAGTCCAAAGAGGATAAGGCCAACCTCGGAGCGGAGAGCTTCTCTACGTTCATTGTTGCTGTATATTTCAAGCATATATTccacaatatatttatttggttCTTTAGGGACTTATCCAACCTGAAAAAGTGAAGTTCGTGATTCTGCAAACTAATTGACCTTCACATTTATTGTTACCAGCAGCActtcacacacatgcatgcaacTTTGCTACAGGTAATTTGCACAAAGTATTCATGATATCATACTGTCCTTTTCACTATAGCAAGTTTTGCGTAGGCAACGTATTAcacacaagaatgaagattccTTTTTGATAAAGTCATATGTGTGCACCCACAATCTTTGAGTTAGTAGTAGAAGCTAGTCATAAAGGCTCCCTAGTTAAATTTTTATGCACCAACaagtaacaaaaacatttcccatATTGATGGGTATTATAATAAAGTCTCAATAACCAACTATAGGTCCTGAGGGAATGTATTGCATCACTCACCTTCAACAAAAATTGAAGCTTCAGTTTTTATATCTCCAGCTTCAAACCTGTATTTCCCAGCATGAATATCTTCCACTTTGCTAAAAATTAGTTTGTGGACTAGACCTTGCTTTTCAAATAAGACACCATCCATGCTTGTTAACTACAAGATAAAACACAGGGACCCATgcttaataaaaaaacaagaagacaaTCCAAACAGGCAAGAATTTGAAGTGTAATCGAAACGATTTATGAATGTCACGTGAGTTTAATTACAGTAACATTCTGGGACTATTTATCTGGTAACTAATTCACCACCATATTCCCCACAAAGGCTTGAATCAAagaccattaaaataaatggtaatTCTAATTTGACCTCTGATCTTAAAACGTTATCTCCGAACCTTCACTTCCTATTCTTAATGCTGACACTTTAGCCCAGGCTCAAGGATGACACCTTGGAAATCCTACAGTATCATATGGATCCCACAATTTGAACTAGTCTGTTATGATCTTTTGGGATATGGAATGTGATGTCTATCCTTGATTTTAAGCACTAATTTGAAAGAGGACTTTTGGCGTTATACCTGCCTGAAGATCATTTGAAgatcctttttattattattattatttttttcatatttttctcatgcacaaaagaaaagaaaaaggatttgaTTTCAAGTAAAAGACCCATGTCATCTTCCATGGAAAGGAATAGAAAACACAAAGCGTCCTGTTGTCAGCAAGAATGGACATATCTTCCAGCAGGAAGGCAAAGAAATCTCAGTCAGTTTCTAACAGGAATTTTAGCTTAAGCTCCTGCAGAAGTCTTCTAGGGCCATGCTGAGACCATAGTAAGACTGGCAGAGGGAAAGACACCTCAGCATGATACTCAATAAGAGGCAGAGccagagagcagagcactgTTAGCCAAAGAAAAAAGTAGCTACAGGACACCGACCTTTAATCCATCTTTAAACCAGGTTCCTGTCACATCTTCTTTATTGACAGCACAAGACAGCTCAGCTGGCTCCCCTTTCTGGACTCGGACATCAATTAGCTGCTTGTTGACATGACAGCGTGGTGCTAAAtgtccagaaaagaaaatgttgaaaagatGCTAATTCTGTCTTACACTGACAGAGAATAATGTAcacaaaaatacacatgcatGTGAGGAGAagagagcttttaaaatacGCATAACTGTATCATGACGggcttttaatttaattttattttttaaaccatgaCACTGTGAGCCCGCTAGCATAAACTCATGGCATTGAAGGGACATGCCAGCTGGCCTGCATGCAATATAGTCCCTACATCAACCTAATCAACAATGGATTAATCACAAATCACATTATCCACTACATATTTGCTATTTGAAGTCTATGCTAATTGTCTTGTCTCCCTCTACagccagtggggaaaaaaaaaaaaaaaaaaaaaaaggctcctcTGGAACATGTACAATGTCCTCCTtaactgttcttttcctttgtattgACCAGCCACAGGGCTGCCTAAACGGTCCCCCAGAACAGCCCCAGACACCCCCTGCATTCAActttcccttccccagttcATCCTTGTTAACGTCCTCATCTCCTCTCTAACAAACATCCCAATTCTATTCACTCTTTCCTAATCGACTCCCAGTTTTGCAGGTTTTACTTCcttatttgtatttatgttaTGGTGCCCTTGATAAATTCTATCTTGGTCAGCAGGGCCACAAGGCAAGTACTCCCTTTCATCACATATatgaaatttctcatttttacagtttttgaCATTGCTATCTTGATAGTGCAGCCACTGGTAAGATTTAAATGGCTGCATATACATTATTCTTTCAATAAATGTAACTCGTTATTTCTAAAGTTACAAGAGAAAACGAGTTCTTTAGATTGTATTAGATTATGTGCACACACAGCCTAGTTAGGTACAGAGTAGTTCCCAGGTCTCACAGAAACCAAATCTTTGCAAAAGATGTATGTatgaatgaaaaagagaaacagtatGGTTTAAATTGGAGCAATGTCAAAGAAACAAAGCCCTATTCTTTGAAACTATATGGGAAATAATGGTTGTGAACTCAAGTCTCTTCCATTTGgatttgaataatttatttgaatgaatgaatgataCCTGTATTTAGATATCATACCACAATTATATCTATCCATATACGCTGCATTGAAAACTGTACAGTTAGACCAGTACCCAAACAAGCCAGCTCTATAGACATTATTCTGTTGTCAGTTCACAATTAGCAAAATCATACCCTCTGTCCAAGAGCGTTtaccaaacacttcttgaactccagcaggctcggtgaCATGAGcgtgtccctggggagcctgtccctgtgcccaaccacctctgggtgcagaacctctCCCTAACCCCcaccctgaccctcccctgtcccagctccatgccatcccctcgggtcctgtcgctgtccccagagagcagagctcagcgcctgccccccTGCTaccctcgtgagggagctgcaggccgccatgaggcctcccctcggcctgctctgctctgggtcGAACAAACCAAGgcacctcagccgctcctcacacaTCTTCCCctcaggcccttcaccatcttgtAGCCCCCCTTTGGGCACTCTGTAGTAGCTTTAAGTTCTTCTGatattgtggcacccaaaactgcatgcagtactcgaggtgaggctgtgccagcacacagcagagcaggacaatcccttccctcgaccggctggcagcactgtgcctgatgcaccccaggacacagTTGTCCCTTCTGTCTGCCAGGACACACTGATGGGTCACGTTCAACTTGCTGCtgaccagaacccccagatccctgtctgtggggctgctctccagcctgtcgTCCCCCAGTCTGTGTAAAACCCAGGTTGCTCCAACCCAcgtgcagaatccagcacttgctcttgttagTAACAAAACACAAGGATCAGCGATACAAAAGTAATCAATTAAACACATACCTCTCAGATCATCTAGGCGATAATGTCTTCTTTTCTCTGTACTTTCCGTATTCTTCAagaaatcatttgttttaatatccaGGCTGGGTAGCTGTTTTCTCTGGTTTATTGAGGAGGGTCCACCATAAAGATCTGATGTCTGATCATAACCTGGTGAACCTTGACCGAAAACACCTGGCTTCCTCCCATCACCCATTCTGTTATGAGATttgccccctgcccctccaaCAGCCAAATCTGTGCCATAACGGGAACCTAACTGTCCTAAATCTCTGTCCTCACCCCTACTATCCCTTTGACCTGATTCTTTGTCCTGGGATGAGCCTCTGTGGCCTGGTCCTCTGAAATCAGCAGCAGTTCTCTTTCCAGCTTCACCTCGTGCAGATTTGCCAGGACGTGAATCAGGCCCGTATTCCCCACCCATTCCAACAGCTCCTGCCATACCTTCTGTACCCCAGGCTGAATGCAAGtccctcccagcacctcccaaCCTGCCAACACCACCGGCTCCAGCCCTGGCTCCAGCTGACCCCCCATCCTTTCCATATGCAGACCCAGCACCTTGTATGGCAGAGCCACCAACACCCCTACCTTCTGAGGATAAGCCcgctcctcctgctccacctcCATATCCTTGAACACTGCTCAGCCCAGCATCCTGACCAGCTAAACCTGAACCACCAACACCAGCCCCAGCCGGGAGACCATCCTTTCCATAGGGAGATCCAGCACCACCAAAACCAcctccaccagcaccaccaaCACCAGCCCCAGTTCCCATTCCCACTGGAAGGCCATCTTTTCCATATGGAGATCCAACACCTCCCAAACCAcctgcaccagcaccaccaACACCAGTCCCAGCTGGGAGACCATCCTTTCCATAGGGAGAACCAATGCCTGCTGCACCACCTGCACCAGCACCACCCACTCCAGCAGGGAGACCATCCTTTCCATAGGGAGATCCAACACCTCCCAAACCATctgcaccagcaccaccagcgtCAGCCCCAGATGGGAGACCATCCTTTCCATAGGGAGACCCAACACCTCCCAAGCCAcctgcaccagcaccaccagcgccagctccagcagggagaCCATCCTTTCCATAGGGAGATCCAACATCTCCCAAGCCAcctgcaccagcaccaccagcgccagccccagctccagcagggagaCCATCCTTTCCATAGGGAGACCCAACACCTCCCAGACCAGctgcaccagcaccaccagtgccagccccagctccagcagggagaCCTTCCTTTCCATAGGGAGACCCAACACCTCCTAAACCAcctgcaccagcaccaccagcaccagtCCCAGCTGGAAGGCCATCCTTTCCATAGGGAGAACCAATACCTGCTGCACTACCTCCACCAGCACCACCCACTCCAGCTGGGAGACCATCCTTTCCATAGGGAGAACCAACACCTCCCAGACCACCTacaccagctccagctgggagaCCATCCTTTCCATAGGGAGAAGCATCACTTGCTGTACCAcctgcaccagcaccaccagccccaggTCCCATTCCCACTGGAAGGCCATCCTTTCCATAGGGAGAACCAACACCTCCCAAACCACCTGCACCAGCTCCACCAACACCagtcccagctccagctgggaggCCATCCTTTCCATAGGGTGATCCAGCACCTCCAAAACCGCCTACACCAGCACCACCAACACCAGCCCCAGCTGGAAGACCATCCTTTCCATAGGGAGAACCAACTCCCCCTGCACCAGCTAAACCTGAACCACCAACACCAGCCCCAGCCGGGAGACCATCTTTTCCATAGGGAGATCCAGCACCACCAAGACCACCTACACCGGCCCCACCATCACCAGCCCCAGTTCCCATTCCCACTGGAAGGCCATCTTTTCCATAGGGAGAGCCAGTTCCTCCTGCACCACCTATACCAACCCCAGCTGGGAGACCATCCTTTCCATAGGGAGACCCTACACCACCAAAGCCATCCACACCTGTACCACTGGCACCAGGTCCCATTTCCACTGGAAGGCCATCTTTTCCATAAGGAGAGCTAATTcctcctgcaccagctgcaCCAACACCAGCCCCAGCTAGGTGACTATCCTTTCCATAGGGAGATCCTACACCACCAAAGTCATCTACACCTGTACCACCAGCCCCAGTTCCCATTCCCATTGGAAGGCTGTCTTTTCCATAGGGAGAGCCAACACCTCCAAAACCACCtacaccagcaccaccagccccagctccatcTGGGAGACCATCCTTTTGATAGGGTGATCCCATTTGTCTTCCGGCTCCATCAGCTCTACCCCAatttccagctccagccccaggtTCACCTGATTGTCCATGTTTACCGTAAAACCCTCCCATTTTACCTGCAGTAGCATTATCAACATCTGCCCCAAGTGGCAGACCATCTGGACCATAGAGTACGCCCATTTCTCCTGCAGAACCATCACCTGCACCACTTCTAGCCCCATCTCCAGCTGGGAGACCATCTGGGCCATACAGCAAGCCAGATCTTCCTGCCTGACCTACATGACCACCAGCATCAACTGTTAAGCCATCCTTGCCATACGGAGCCCCtacttctccttctctttttatatCGACTCCATTCACACCAGCCACAGTAGGCAGACCATCCTTGCTATAGGGGGATCTTATTCCTCCTGCAGTCTCAGTACCTGCAGCATTCTTACCAGATCTAGTCCTACCTAGCATATCATCCTTGCCATACAGGGAATGCTTGTCTCCCACTCTGCTGGAATCAGGATCAAGTCCATCTAACACAGAACTTCCATCAGTAGCACCTAATCTCTTGATACCACCAAAGCCAGCTCTAGAACTATTATCACCTACTTTATCATTTTTGTCATGCCAAGAGTCCATACCTTCTGCATCATCCATGTCAACATCAACTGCATCCGACATGCCCTCATCTCTGCCATCCACAGAACACCATTCaactgctcctcctgctctaTCATCAGTATTTGCTTTACCTGTCATAGAATCCTGGCTGTGTACAGGCCTTAAACCTTTCTTCCCTCCTAAAATTTTTAGTCTAATGTTACTATCATCATCTGTCATTGATTCCCCATCTCTCTCTGCTCCAGAATACTGCCCGGGCCCCATTGTTCCATCTCTGTAGGTTTTGCGTAGCCCCTCTTTTCCCAGAAATATACGTCCTTCTTCATCAACATTAGTAGAGTAGCCTTGACTGCCTTCTTGGCCATTTCTGTACCAGTTATCTTTTTCCATGCCAGCATGCATAAGATGATCTTTATCACTAAGATGTTCTCCGTGTTTAGGTTTCTTAGCTTTATCTGTCAATCTTTCTTTCCGCCAGccagatttctctttttcacctCCTTCATCctgtctcttttttcctttgggatcTGTATATATGGTTtgattgaaggaaaaaaaaatacagcaaaagagagaaaacaacaaacaatcAACACCATGTACTGCATcaacaaagaaaattcattaGCATGTTATCATTTCTAAGACACTGAAACATAACACATTTAAATGAACTTAAATTCAGttaaaaccctttttttttcattgctgtacTAAGACATAACCTTACATTTCTTAGTTAAGACAACaattatttttagctgaaaCATGCTtgttaacaaacaaaaaaaaagaaaaaaaaaaagaagaaatgggagATCAGGGCAAACCCAGCATGATAGATCCAACTTAGAGGGGCTTAAGTGGTATCTGGGACTCTTTGGTTCCTTTTACCTTCTCCCTCCAGCCCTGAAGAAGTTGCAGAATATCCCCCACCCAGAGTGGTCATCAGTTCCCACCCTTCAATTAGAATCTCATGGCTACTGTGGCAGCTTGCACATTTGGCATTTCGGCACTTGAGAGATCTCCAAGCCGAAGACTAAAGATTCTGGTTCTGTGAACAGCTTTGTATTAAACTCATAATTCAGACTTTTCTGAGACAAAAAGTGGAGCTAGAAGGTCATGgactgtgtttgttttcacccTAGATATAATTTCTGTAGATTGCTGACAGGTCAATGAAGTCACCAGGCAGTTGCTTTTTATCTCATACTCAGCAACCTGTTTCTGATGGGTTACCAAAAAAGGTCTCTATGAAAGGCaccagcttttgctgcagcaggaactcaaaaccaaaacaactgCACTtgagaataaaagaatataaGCCAGCTAACTATTAATCTGAATCATAGTGAAGATTGAATCATACAATATCAAAGTTGGAtgggacccacaaggatcatcaagctCAACTtctgggtccccaaaggaccacattaaaaaaaaaaaaatcacgtgtcttcttgaactctgtcaggcttggtgccatgaccatgtccctggggagcctgttccagtgcctgaccaccctcagGTGATGgaccttttcctgatatccagcctgaatcTGCTTCCACTGGAAGGCATATTTCCCATCTTCCTCTGACCTTCTTCTAACCTGTTTAACCCCTACTTTGGAAAGAAAGTACCATCTAGCAAGATGCCCTTGAAATTCCCTTGATTGTATGTATGCTGCATCATTAAAAACACATGGTAGGATATGGAGTATTTTTAGGTAACTGATGGAGAATATACTACTTGATAGTAAATGGACAGGAAATAAACCAATAGAGTTTGtcttaactaaaaaaaaagtctaatctgaagagaaaataaggtCTAAACGGACCCTCATTTCTACAAATTCAATTTAGGAAGTAGAAGCTCCACAGTTTGTTTCTCAGTGAGCATTAAGGCAGGGaaaggattattattttattaacatgcTTCAAGCCAACACCATGGGAAAAATACAGTGTCACTTACACTCTACAAGAAGATAGGCATTTGAGGAGCAGAGTCCAGTGTCGAGTGTGTACATTCCGTTGTCAGAGGCCTCAACATCCTTGATAACAAGCTGATGGGTCAGACCGTCTGGGGTTACGGAGATCTGGTGCTTCTCACTTGCCTCAAGGGGGTGGGTTTTATGTAGCCACACAGCATCATAGCAAGGACTGCGTAGGATACACTCAAAGACAGCATTTCCCTCCTCAGGACAATGCACATCACAGAGAGGCTGCTGAAATCTCACAGGGATGgctggaatg
This genomic window contains:
- the IGFN1 gene encoding immunoglobulin-like and fibronectin type III domain-containing protein 1 isoform X17 — translated: MTSHRTVKSYKKSSVPGVNIAQFVDKIPEGCSTPDFERKPVTLTLQEGKNAIFRAVVKGVPTPEVEWRRAKGEMDNPDKYEIFFNEVTKEYILKINKLTADDTDVYRCFAVNEYGEATCSAGLRIIQVGFKRKAQHVPAQSADELKKKLQDLRKLLRKRAPVPKQKTLDKEAIFQLLLHADKRDYEKICIKYGISDFRGMLRKLQEMRRDAESEQGELIHSIKNMEHIKINKDGTATFSLEMDLKNSNSKIYLLKDGERLRYGTGDEYRKHYLRRIGKKYNFIVNDVQPEDAGLYQVRVEDVPVFSTELDAESIPVRFQQPLCDVHCPEEGNAVFECILRSPCYDAVWLHKTHPLEASEKHQISVTPDGLTHQLVIKDVEASDNGMYTLDTGLCSSNAYLLVEYPKGKKRQDEGGEKEKSGWRKERLTDKAKKPKHGEHLSDKDHLMHAGMEKDNWYRNGQEGSQGYSTNVDEEGRIFLGKEGLRKTYRDGTMGPGQYSGAERDGESMTDDDSNIRLKILGGKKGLRPVHSQDSMTGKANTDDRAGGAVEWCSVDGRDEGMSDAVDVDMDDAEGMDSWHDKNDKVGDNSSRAGFGGIKRLGATDGSSVLDGLDPDSSRVGDKHSLYGKDDMLGRTRSGKNAAGTETAGGIRSPYSKDGLPTVAGVNGVDIKREGEVGAPYGKDGLTVDAGGHVGQAGRSGLLYGPDGLPAGDGARSGAGDGSAGEMGVLYGPDGLPLGADVDNATAGKMGGFYGKHGQSGEPGAGAGNWGRADGAGRQMGSPYQKDGLPDGAGAGGAGVGGFGGVGSPYGKDSHLAGAGVGAAGAGGISSPYGKDGLPVEMGPGASGTGVDGFGGVGSPYGKDGLPAGVGIGGAGGTGSPYGKDGLPVGMGTGAGDGGAGVGGLGGAGSPYGKDGLPAGAGVGGSGLAGAGGVGSPYGKDGLPAGAGVGGAGVGVGGAGAGGLGGVGSPYGKDGLPAGVGGAGGGGLGGVGSPYGKEGLPAGAGAGTGGAGAAGLGGVGSPYGKDGLPAGAGAGAGGAGAGGLGDVGSPYGKDGLPAGAGAGGAGAGGLGGVGSPYGKDGLPSGADAGGAGADGLGGVGSPYGKDGLPAGVGGAGAGGAAGIGSPYGKDGLPAGTGVGGAGAGGLGGVGSPYGKDGLPVGMGTGAGVGGAGGGGFGGAGSPYGKDGLPAGAGVGGSGLAGQDAGLSSVQGYGGGAGGAGLSSEGRGVGGSAIQGAGSAYGKDGGSAGARAGAGGVGRLGGAGRDLHSAWGTEGMAGAVGMGGEYGPDSRPGKSARGEAGKRTAADFRGPGHRGSSQDKESGQRDSRGEDRDLGQLGSRYGTDLAVGGAGGKSHNRMGDGRKPGVFGQGSPGYDQTSDLYGGPSSINQRKQLPSLDIKTNDFLKNTESTEKRRHYRLDDLRAPRCHVNKQLIDVRVQKGEPAELSCAVNKEDVTGTWFKDGLKLTSMDGVLFEKQGLVHKLIFSKVEDIHAGKYRFEAGDIKTEASIFVEDPPQVDKVLLKNLTSVPTVAKAGEKIQIKIPFEGRLPVRATWLKDKMELADDSRIRVDKTDTYTMLSISNTERKDRGDYKVRLKNDSGILDIDLKVEVTDKPQPPAGPMKIVESSANEITIQWKSPKDDGGKPVQSYIVERQEVGKSDWVALGETPRSCTTFTTNKVERDMSYYFRVRAVNAEGTSDALESEEVKAASKATPGAPDPPEIISVSKDTITISWKTPRRTGSSRIVGYIVQKRKKGTMTWVPVNSVPIADKKLKMTDLKKGLQYEFCVAAVNASGVGDISAPSQPVFARDSTKPPGQVRDLAVTSSDSTSVTLTWKRPEAKDGNDVKGYDVEIRSSNNLDWTKCNVLPIETTTYTVKGLQNRELYFLRVRALNDCGPGEAAELEAFIEADSSVVSPRFLIDDTVKNFLIIKAGNTIRVDIPFEASPDPEVTWLKDGLLLSNRATISTKDGTSQLLIKAAELTDSGTYTIELKNGSGKRETFSFQVQVTDIPQNPGPILLQENVPNAVTVIWEPSASEKWERNLYYTVLKRESQKGVWHVVGDLIYTNKFTYTTVIPGRDYYFRVVAKNELGSSGPSETVQPWRIKKTKAEVHVRPQKYRGVNQNQPPRFLVPLKPHVVTTGSECRMSCAVAGHPPPKITWYKDSRDLSSDPAYFGTNDFGVCSLVIQGVSKADEGEYMVEAANELGRVYSRAFLAIKDSSL